Proteins encoded in a region of the Trueperaceae bacterium genome:
- the tilS gene encoding tRNA lysidine(34) synthetase TilS: MNATRGVDDQLRAALDRLAPDARRVLVALSGGSDSVAVLRALVDAPDRDVVAAHLDHRLRATSGDDAAWVQATCARLGVPLESDAVDVHAVHADKGGNLEAVAREVRYAFLTRAAKAHACDVVVTAHTRDDQAETVLLQLLRGTAHPRGIEPRRGPIVRPALALGKADLRGWLDGLGQDWREDADNRDRRRDRAWLRHEVLPVLQRRRPGSAARLARFADLQRDQAAFFAMEADRRFRRDAPARAVLAAAPTALQREVLARLVRDAGGDVDVAHLDAALAALPGHDAWRADLPGGVRLRFGRNRVDALPPPEATPAPPTERDVATPDALPDGAPPTLLEDGPWRLRTPRPGDRIR, encoded by the coding sequence GTGAACGCCACCCGAGGGGTCGACGACCAACTTCGCGCGGCCCTGGACCGGCTCGCGCCCGACGCGCGCCGCGTCCTCGTCGCCCTGTCCGGCGGCAGCGACTCCGTCGCCGTCCTCCGCGCGCTGGTCGATGCGCCGGACCGCGACGTCGTCGCCGCCCACCTCGACCACCGCCTCCGCGCCACGTCCGGCGACGACGCCGCCTGGGTGCAGGCCACCTGCGCCCGGCTCGGCGTCCCCCTCGAGAGCGACGCGGTCGACGTCCACGCCGTGCACGCCGACAAGGGCGGCAACCTCGAGGCGGTCGCGCGGGAGGTCCGCTACGCCTTCCTCACGCGCGCCGCGAAGGCGCACGCGTGCGACGTCGTCGTCACCGCCCACACCCGCGACGACCAGGCGGAAACCGTGCTGCTGCAGTTGTTGCGGGGGACCGCCCACCCGCGCGGCATCGAGCCACGGCGCGGCCCGATCGTGCGCCCCGCCCTGGCGCTCGGCAAAGCCGACCTGCGCGGCTGGCTCGACGGGCTCGGGCAGGACTGGCGCGAGGACGCCGACAACCGCGACCGACGCCGCGACCGCGCTTGGCTACGCCACGAGGTGCTCCCCGTCCTGCAGCGGCGCCGCCCCGGCAGCGCCGCCCGCCTGGCGCGCTTCGCGGACCTCCAGCGCGACCAGGCGGCGTTCTTCGCGATGGAGGCCGACCGCCGCTTCCGGCGCGACGCCCCCGCCCGCGCCGTCCTCGCCGCCGCCCCCACCGCACTCCAGCGCGAGGTCCTGGCGCGCCTCGTGCGCGACGCCGGAGGCGACGTCGACGTCGCGCACCTCGACGCGGCCCTCGCCGCCCTCCCCGGCCACGACGCGTGGCGCGCGGACCTGCCCGGCGGCGTCCGCCTCCGGTTCGGACGGAACCGCGTCGACGCACTCCCGCCCCCGGAGGCGACGCCGGCCCCCCCGACCGAGCGGGACGTCGCGACGCCGGACGCCCTGCCGGACGGGGCGCCCCCGACGCTCCTCGAGGACGGCCCCTGGCGGCTCCGAACCCCCCGACCGGGGGACCGCATCCGC